The nucleotide window AGGGTCAGGGCACAAGAATCGCGCGACCGCGCACGCGGCCGGCGTCGAGATCGTCGAGTGCCTGCTGGAAATCGGCGAGGGCGTAGGTGCTGGTGTGCAGCTTCACCTTTCCCCGGGCGGCGAGGTCCATCAGCTCACCGAGGTCGTTGTAGGAACCGACCAGATTGCCGATGAAGTTGATCTCGGTGGAGATCACGTCGATGGTGGGGACGTCGATGTTCTCGCCGTAGCCGACCACGAAGAAGCTGCCGGCGCGGCGCAGCATCGCGGTCCCTTCGGCGGTCGCCCCGCCCTCGCCGACGAAGTCGAGCACGGCCTCGGCGCCGTGTCCGCCCGTCAGGTCGAGGACCTGTTGCACATGTGTTCCGTCGGCGACGATGCCGATGTCGGCGCCCACCTCCTTGGCGAGTTCCACCGCATCCGGATTCCGGTCGACGACGACGATCCGCAGCGCGGAGATCGCGGACAGCACCTGGATTCCGATGTGTCCCAGACCTCCTGCGCCGATGACCACGCAGGTGTCGCCGGGACGCGTCATCCGCGCGACCTTGGCGGCCGCGTGATAGGCGGTCAGGCCGGCGTCGGCGAGTGCGGCCACGTCGGCGGGTTCGAGGGAATCGTCGATCTTCACGACGCTGCGGGCGGTGGTCTTGAGGAACTCCGCATAGCCGCCGTCGGTGTCGATACCCGGGAACTTGCTGTTCTCGCAGTGGACGTCGTCACCGAACCGGCAGGCCCGGCAGAGTCCGCAGGTGATCAAGGGGTGCAGGATCACCTTGTCGCCGACGGCGACGTTGGTGACGGCGTCACCGACGGCCTCGACCCAGCCGGCGTTCTCGTGGCCGATCGTGTAGGGAAGGGCGACACCGCTCTTCGCCTCCCACTGGCCCTCGAGGATGTGCAGGTCGGTGCGGCACACGCCGGCACCGCCG belongs to Gordonia westfalica and includes:
- a CDS encoding NAD(P)-dependent alcohol dehydrogenase, translated to MRAVQVVGYHDKLQLNDVPAPEITGPHDVIVRIGGAGVCRTDLHILEGQWEAKSGVALPYTIGHENAGWVEAVGDAVTNVAVGDKVILHPLITCGLCRACRFGDDVHCENSKFPGIDTDGGYAEFLKTTARSVVKIDDSLEPADVAALADAGLTAYHAAAKVARMTRPGDTCVVIGAGGLGHIGIQVLSAISALRIVVVDRNPDAVELAKEVGADIGIVADGTHVQQVLDLTGGHGAEAVLDFVGEGGATAEGTAMLRRAGSFFVVGYGENIDVPTIDVISTEINFIGNLVGSYNDLGELMDLAARGKVKLHTSTYALADFQQALDDLDAGRVRGRAILVP